A genomic region of Candidatus Dependentiae bacterium contains the following coding sequences:
- a CDS encoding AAA family ATPase, with translation MIKRKIAKDVLDGARYFPVVGILGPRQSGKTTLAKDLFQKHNYLSLEDLDLREEAKRDPRTFLLTNRNDHGIIIDEFQYVPELLSYIQTIVDQDKKRGYFILTGSQNFLMNKAITQSLAGRISLHTLLPLSILELRESGQLPPEIEPMLYQGCYPAIYSEKIPPEKLYKNYLQTYIERDVRQLTNIGDLATFQTFIRLCAARVGQLVNFTALSNDANVSDVTVRRWLSILESSYIVFLLHPYHENLGKRLVKTAKLYFYDPGLICSLLQIKEEDLANHPNRGNIFESFVIADILKHYHNKGTDPRIYFWRDKTEHEVDCIIEDKQKLIPIEIKSGRTFNQRFLDGLNYWEALKHKKSVPGFVIFAGSSQQGRVHVSLVSWQLIDKLFKKI, from the coding sequence ATGATAAAACGCAAAATTGCTAAAGATGTGCTCGATGGGGCACGATATTTCCCTGTTGTTGGCATCTTGGGTCCACGACAATCAGGTAAAACAACGCTTGCAAAGGATTTATTCCAAAAACATAACTATCTTTCACTTGAAGACTTAGACTTGCGGGAAGAGGCCAAAAGAGACCCGCGAACTTTTTTGCTGACCAACCGCAATGACCACGGAATTATTATCGATGAATTTCAATATGTGCCTGAACTTCTATCATATATTCAAACTATCGTTGATCAAGACAAGAAACGCGGGTACTTTATTTTAACTGGCTCGCAAAATTTTTTGATGAACAAGGCCATCACTCAATCTCTGGCTGGAAGAATTTCACTTCACACACTTTTACCTTTATCAATTTTAGAACTCAGGGAAAGTGGCCAGCTACCACCTGAAATCGAACCTATGCTTTACCAAGGCTGCTACCCAGCGATTTATTCAGAAAAAATTCCGCCGGAAAAACTCTATAAAAACTACCTACAAACGTACATTGAACGAGACGTTCGCCAACTTACTAACATTGGTGATTTGGCAACGTTTCAAACATTTATTAGATTGTGCGCGGCACGCGTTGGCCAATTGGTTAACTTTACAGCGCTCAGCAATGATGCCAACGTAAGTGATGTCACAGTCAGACGTTGGCTTAGCATTTTAGAATCGAGTTACATTGTTTTTCTCTTGCACCCTTACCATGAAAATTTGGGCAAACGCTTAGTTAAAACGGCTAAGCTTTATTTTTATGATCCCGGACTTATTTGCTCGCTTCTTCAAATTAAAGAAGAAGATTTGGCAAACCACCCAAACAGAGGCAATATTTTTGAGTCGTTTGTTATTGCTGATATTCTTAAACACTACCATAACAAAGGCACTGATCCACGTATATACTTTTGGCGTGATAAAACAGAACATGAAGTCGATTGCATTATCGAGGACAAGCAAAAACTTATACCAATCGAAATCAAATCGGGCAGAACTTTTAATCAGCGTTTTCTTGACGGCCTCAATTATTGGGAGGCTTTAAAACATAAAAAAAGTGTGCCTGGTTTTGTGATTTTTGCAGGTTCATCACAACAAGGAAGAGTACACGTCTCTCTTGTAAGTTGGCAGTTAATTGATAAACTATTCAAAAAAATTTAA
- the bamA gene encoding outer membrane protein assembly factor BamA produces the protein MTFRFKISTTIFVLFFICNSINNLISAPSMQRSKNDLQQEESFPKKDFSKYQDKKIQKIIVEGNKQITTEMVKSKLPYKEGDLFDPMLSSDAIRNLESLKYFRQIKIEVDSAESDSINLYVVLQENPKLEKYEFVGNHAIKTKKIVERLTLDKVETVDDVFMKRSCESIKAMYKEEGFLFADVKGKLVLNDKGEKANIIFEITEGSSLKVMTISFVGNKRFLSSKLRQILFTKENWVLGKLTGAGKYIPEALEYDKHLLEHFYQDNGYLLAKVTDVKVEYSENKKNIFITFHIEEGDRFRISKISAPGDDVLLESDILSQVLLEEGQYYNATKVTQSVERLKDLWGDKGFVNADVYPQITPSEEEKTVEVSFYADRGDKVFVRKIDITGNDVTNDRVIRHAIGLEEGDLLTNKKLQQAQDDVERLSYFDKGGVNWRLHKINDEKVDLEMNVKETKTGKAELNASLGSDADSNKRALKVGFDLEKRNFMGEGYDVGAKTQVQLAKGGSKLFEMHFLNPHLWDSDVSCHVEGFHKTQEFDEWVNVNSTPYVKESGGDIGLGFALNKIDKYLNIEAEVGFEFVDARKNNVTKGSTAKERKALKMIMDNSFRRAPLQWLGLNFIKDTRNHIAYPNKGYKFIWSNKVALPGVNKDYSFLKMEADLSCYTALIGDDALVLMLHGLVGTVFQIGQDKSIPYKELFHMGGQSTVRGFRFGGIGPSWKNQDPLGGRNAILFNTELIFPLVEQMGIKAHVFYDAGAGWSTPKYGTVRPDLITRNAFDFRQSIGFGFNITQPQPIKIDWGYKLDRRPGESPSELHLSANVAF, from the coding sequence ATGACTTTTAGGTTTAAGATTTCTACAACAATTTTTGTTTTATTTTTTATTTGCAACTCTATTAACAATCTAATTTCTGCACCTTCAATGCAAAGAAGCAAAAATGATTTGCAGCAGGAAGAGAGTTTTCCAAAAAAAGACTTTAGCAAATATCAAGATAAAAAAATTCAAAAAATAATTGTAGAAGGAAATAAGCAAATAACAACAGAAATGGTCAAAAGCAAATTGCCATACAAAGAAGGTGATTTATTTGACCCGATGCTTAGCTCTGATGCAATTCGCAATTTAGAATCTCTTAAATATTTTCGCCAAATCAAAATCGAAGTTGATTCCGCCGAAAGCGATTCAATAAATCTTTATGTAGTATTGCAAGAAAATCCAAAGCTTGAAAAATATGAATTTGTTGGCAATCATGCAATCAAAACTAAAAAAATAGTCGAACGTTTGACTTTAGATAAAGTAGAAACTGTAGATGACGTTTTTATGAAGCGATCTTGTGAATCGATCAAAGCAATGTATAAAGAAGAAGGTTTTCTTTTTGCAGATGTAAAAGGCAAATTGGTTTTGAATGATAAAGGTGAAAAAGCGAATATTATTTTTGAAATTACAGAAGGTAGTAGTCTCAAAGTTATGACAATTTCCTTTGTGGGAAATAAGAGGTTTTTATCAAGTAAATTGCGACAAATTCTTTTCACAAAAGAAAATTGGGTTTTGGGTAAATTAACAGGCGCTGGAAAATATATTCCTGAAGCGCTTGAGTATGATAAACATCTTTTAGAACATTTTTATCAAGATAACGGATATTTACTTGCAAAAGTAACAGATGTCAAAGTCGAATATTCTGAAAACAAAAAAAATATTTTCATAACATTTCATATAGAAGAAGGTGACAGATTTAGAATTAGCAAAATTTCTGCTCCTGGTGATGATGTGCTTCTAGAAAGTGATATTTTGTCACAAGTATTGCTAGAAGAAGGACAATATTATAATGCAACAAAAGTTACGCAATCTGTTGAACGATTGAAAGATCTTTGGGGTGATAAAGGTTTTGTAAATGCAGATGTTTATCCTCAAATAACTCCAAGCGAAGAAGAAAAAACTGTAGAAGTATCTTTTTACGCGGATCGTGGAGATAAAGTTTTTGTTAGAAAAATTGATATTACTGGAAACGATGTTACAAACGATCGTGTGATTCGTCATGCAATAGGACTTGAAGAAGGCGATTTGCTTACAAACAAAAAATTACAACAGGCTCAGGATGATGTTGAAAGATTAAGTTACTTTGACAAAGGTGGAGTTAACTGGAGACTGCATAAAATAAATGATGAAAAAGTTGATCTTGAAATGAATGTTAAAGAAACAAAAACTGGTAAAGCAGAATTAAATGCAAGTTTGGGTAGTGATGCTGACTCAAATAAAAGAGCGCTAAAAGTCGGTTTTGATTTGGAGAAACGCAACTTTATGGGCGAGGGATATGATGTCGGCGCAAAGACTCAGGTACAGCTAGCAAAAGGTGGAAGCAAATTATTTGAAATGCATTTTTTGAATCCACATTTGTGGGATAGCGATGTTTCCTGCCATGTTGAAGGTTTCCATAAAACACAAGAGTTTGATGAATGGGTAAATGTTAATTCGACTCCATATGTTAAAGAATCTGGTGGAGATATCGGTTTAGGTTTTGCTTTAAATAAGATTGATAAATATTTGAACATAGAAGCAGAAGTCGGATTTGAGTTTGTCGATGCTCGAAAAAATAATGTAACAAAAGGATCAACAGCTAAAGAGCGAAAAGCTTTGAAAATGATAATGGATAATTCATTTAGAAGAGCGCCTCTTCAGTGGCTTGGTTTGAATTTCATAAAAGATACTCGAAATCACATAGCATATCCAAATAAGGGATACAAATTTATATGGTCAAATAAAGTTGCACTTCCCGGTGTTAACAAAGATTATTCTTTCTTAAAAATGGAAGCTGATTTAAGTTGTTATACTGCTTTGATTGGAGACGATGCACTTGTTTTGATGCTTCATGGTTTAGTTGGAACTGTATTTCAAATAGGTCAAGATAAATCTATTCCATACAAAGAGTTATTTCATATGGGAGGTCAGTCGACAGTTCGTGGTTTCAGATTTGGTGGAATTGGTCCTTCTTGGAAAAATCAAGATCCTTTGGGCGGTCGAAATGCCATTTTATTTAATACCGAATTAATTTTTCCTCTTGTAGAACAAATGGGAATCAAGGCTCACGTTTTTTATGATGCCGGTGCTGGATGGAGTACCCCAAAATATGGTACAGTAAGACCAGATTTAATTACGCGAAATGCTTTTGATTTCCGTCAGTCTATCGGATTTGGATTTAATATAACTCAGCCTCAACCTATCAAAATTGATTGGGGTTATAAATTGGATAGACGACCTGGTGAATCGCCTTCGGAGTTGCATTTGAGCGCAAACGTTGCCTTCTAA
- a CDS encoding biotin--[acetyl-CoA-carboxylase] ligase, protein MVIGNKILYQKSCKSSLDWAKSNIETAGDGTVFLTDFIENAKGRGNRVWQCFEGQAILTILLKPQITYIDESDLENKINSLTMAFSLGVVNALQEHNIKIKWPNDFMLNNKKLGGMLVEIVWEKNLPKAIIIGIALNINNSFPPNDELYKIATSLKDLLNKIFDLKTIIDNCLCEIDKLYSAWKDKKFDLIYKNWKTKQLYLNQKIKVHQNDGSFVEGIAKDFATNGDLILTDENNNEQRISFYQVENVELRR, encoded by the coding sequence ATGGTAATCGGAAATAAAATCTTATATCAAAAAAGCTGCAAAAGTTCACTTGACTGGGCCAAAAGTAATATTGAAACGGCTGGTGATGGAACAGTCTTTTTGACCGATTTCATAGAAAATGCAAAAGGACGAGGAAATAGAGTTTGGCAGTGTTTTGAAGGTCAAGCAATTTTGACAATTTTGCTAAAACCACAAATTACCTACATTGATGAATCTGATCTTGAAAATAAAATAAATAGTTTAACAATGGCATTTTCACTTGGAGTAGTAAATGCGTTGCAAGAGCACAATATCAAAATTAAATGGCCAAATGATTTTATGCTCAATAATAAAAAACTTGGCGGAATGCTGGTCGAAATTGTTTGGGAAAAAAATTTACCAAAAGCGATAATCATCGGAATAGCTTTAAACATAAATAATTCATTTCCACCAAATGACGAGCTTTACAAAATCGCAACAAGTTTAAAAGATCTGCTAAACAAAATTTTTGATCTAAAGACAATTATTGACAACTGCCTATGCGAAATTGATAAATTATATTCCGCGTGGAAAGACAAAAAATTTGATTTGATTTATAAAAACTGGAAAACAAAACAGCTTTATTTAAACCAAAAAATCAAAGTTCATCAAAATGATGGATCCTTTGTCGAGGGAATCGCAAAAGACTTTGCCACAAATGGAGATTTAATACTCACAGATGAAAACAACAATGAGCAAAGAATCAGCTTTTATCAAGTAGAAAACGTTGAATTAAGGAGATAG
- a CDS encoding SsrA-binding protein has product MKIITINKKAFHNYEILYTMEAGIVLNGDEVQSIRAGNISLNEAFATIHEGELNLINCSISTYSHAYQKQDTSKKTRKLLLHKKEIMKLIGETSKKGLTIIPLKAYFNEKGLVKIEIGVAKHKNAISKKQEIKERDIKRETQREIKLKIK; this is encoded by the coding sequence ATGAAAATCATTACAATAAATAAAAAAGCATTTCACAACTATGAAATTTTATACACCATGGAAGCTGGCATAGTTTTAAACGGAGATGAAGTACAATCAATTCGCGCTGGAAATATTTCATTAAACGAAGCTTTTGCAACAATCCATGAAGGTGAACTTAATCTAATAAACTGTTCTATTTCCACATATTCACACGCATACCAAAAACAAGATACATCTAAAAAAACTAGAAAATTGCTTTTACACAAAAAAGAGATAATGAAATTAATCGGTGAAACTTCTAAAAAAGGATTAACGATCATTCCGCTCAAAGCTTATTTTAATGAAAAAGGTCTCGTGAAAATAGAAATCGGCGTAGCAAAACATAAAAATGCGATAAGCAAAAAACAAGAGATAAAAGAACGGGATATAAAGCGAGAAACTCAAAGAGAAATCAAATTAAAAATAAAGTGA
- the tsaD gene encoding tRNA (adenosine(37)-N6)-threonylcarbamoyltransferase complex transferase subunit TsaD: MALILGIESSCDETAASVYDSSAKKILSSCVFSQTKLHEIFGGVVPEIASRSHLEKIGPIVNQSLIDANISLDEIDYIAVTNKPGLIGSLLVGLCFAKGICWAKQKKLIAVDHLEAHIFSAFLKNDLTFDENLLKFPHLNLSVSGGHTNFYLVKGFGEYELLGQTLDDAAGEAFDKIGYVLGLGYPGGPIIEKLAKEVNFEDFYKYPRSKREEKDLNFSFSGLKTAVLYDLVKKNIFDLKSGILKENITPQIQAKVASSLLVCIGDIFEHSVKIAFNKYPEATGLSFVGGVACNKYLAKKLETFCTRYKKDFVNPPCKFCCDNAAMVALVGAYKASKNQFTDLTTDVFDRHLSNDL; the protein is encoded by the coding sequence ATGGCATTAATTTTGGGTATCGAAAGTTCTTGCGATGAAACAGCAGCATCGGTTTACGACTCTTCTGCAAAGAAGATACTTTCCTCCTGCGTTTTTTCACAAACGAAGCTCCATGAAATTTTTGGTGGCGTTGTTCCTGAAATCGCATCCCGCTCCCACCTGGAAAAAATAGGTCCCATTGTAAACCAATCGCTAATCGATGCAAATATCTCACTCGATGAAATCGACTATATTGCGGTCACTAATAAACCTGGATTAATTGGTTCACTTTTGGTTGGACTTTGTTTTGCAAAAGGTATTTGCTGGGCAAAGCAAAAAAAACTGATCGCTGTTGATCATCTCGAAGCACATATATTTTCTGCATTTTTAAAAAACGATCTAACTTTTGACGAAAATTTATTAAAATTTCCACACTTAAATTTGTCAGTTTCTGGCGGGCATACAAACTTTTATTTGGTAAAAGGTTTTGGAGAGTATGAACTTCTCGGACAAACTTTGGACGATGCCGCTGGGGAAGCTTTTGATAAAATAGGATATGTTTTAGGACTTGGTTATCCAGGCGGACCAATCATCGAAAAATTAGCAAAAGAAGTTAACTTTGAAGATTTTTATAAATATCCAAGAAGCAAGCGCGAAGAAAAAGATTTAAATTTTAGTTTCTCAGGACTAAAAACAGCAGTTTTGTACGATCTTGTTAAAAAAAATATTTTTGATTTAAAAAGTGGAATTTTAAAAGAAAATATAACACCACAGATTCAAGCGAAAGTCGCAAGTTCATTGCTTGTTTGCATCGGCGACATTTTCGAACATTCAGTAAAAATTGCTTTCAATAAATATCCAGAGGCGACCGGCTTATCATTTGTCGGCGGAGTTGCCTGCAATAAATATTTAGCAAAAAAATTAGAAACTTTTTGTACCCGATATAAAAAAGATTTTGTAAATCCACCTTGCAAGTTTTGCTGTGACAATGCGGCGATGGTAGCTCTCGTCGGAGCTTACAAAGCATCTAAAAATCAATTTACAGATTTAACAACCGATGTATTTGATAGGCATTTAAGCAACGACTTGTGA
- a CDS encoding leucine--tRNA ligase, whose protein sequence is MNYDFKEIEAKWQKKWSKDPYFKTKSDRKGKKFYCLDMFPYPSGSGIHMGHWKNYVLSDIYARIKFLQGYNVLHPMGWDAFGLPAENAAIKLGLHPKENTANNIANFKRQLSQIGAMYDWDKEVNTTDPNYYKWTQWIFLQMHKAGLAYQSEAPINWCPSCLTGLANEEVVGGKCDRCGTEVTKKLIRQWVLKITEYAEKLLEGLDKLEWPEKVKSMQRNWIGKSVGATVNFKVAGDESSNLEVFTTRPDTLFGATFVALAYDHPLVSKLTSKENQKSVENFIKEMQEQSSEDRFAENPEKKGVFLGSYVINPVNDQKIPVYLASYILSNYGTGAIMAVPAHDERDFEFAKKYNLPIIEVVKSQATDESIYDENGNLTCATTGDGILINSAQFNGLDAKSEGSAKIIKFLEDKGVGSAKTCYKLRDWIFSRQRYWGEPIPMVHCSKCGTVPVDEKDLPVVLPEVENYQPTGTGESPLAAISEWVNTKCPKCGDSAKRETNTMPQWAGSCWYFLRYPNTELNDKPFDSQDMKYWLPVDLYIGGIEHAVLHLLYARFYIKVLHDLGYLEFDEPFTHLFNQGMICAKSNSGRIEKMSKSKGNAVNPDDMVGEFGTDALRLYMLFMGPPEMDVEWQDSGLKGTKNFLGRLWKLLTTTEFVETADEKTLKRFHLFLKDFAERIESFKVNTAVSAMMEFLNDLSEQKLKLDRKTTQQFLAAISVMVPHFSSELLEKLLNKNLADCSWPTFDPKLAAVNEIEIAVQVNGKLRANVTIQKGESQQDVQSKAEIAIEKWLKEGTVIKVIFVADRLINFVIK, encoded by the coding sequence AAAACAAAATCGGATCGAAAAGGTAAAAAATTTTACTGTTTGGATATGTTTCCATATCCTTCCGGGTCTGGAATTCACATGGGGCACTGGAAAAATTATGTTCTCTCTGACATTTATGCCCGTATAAAATTCTTACAAGGTTACAATGTTCTTCATCCTATGGGATGGGATGCTTTTGGTCTACCTGCGGAAAATGCTGCAATCAAGCTTGGTTTGCATCCAAAAGAAAATACCGCAAATAATATTGCAAATTTCAAACGTCAGCTATCCCAAATCGGGGCAATGTACGATTGGGATAAAGAGGTAAATACCACAGATCCAAATTATTATAAATGGACGCAGTGGATATTTTTGCAAATGCACAAAGCTGGGCTTGCATATCAATCTGAAGCACCAATAAACTGGTGCCCAAGTTGTTTGACCGGTCTTGCAAATGAAGAGGTTGTCGGCGGCAAATGTGATCGTTGTGGTACAGAAGTTACTAAAAAGTTGATTCGTCAGTGGGTGCTAAAAATCACAGAATATGCAGAAAAGTTACTTGAAGGGCTTGATAAGCTAGAGTGGCCAGAAAAAGTAAAGTCGATGCAGCGAAACTGGATTGGCAAAAGTGTTGGTGCAACGGTTAACTTTAAAGTAGCCGGAGATGAAAGTTCAAATCTTGAAGTTTTTACAACTCGTCCCGACACCCTTTTCGGTGCAACATTCGTAGCATTGGCTTACGACCATCCGCTTGTATCAAAACTTACATCAAAAGAAAATCAAAAGTCGGTAGAAAATTTCATAAAAGAGATGCAAGAGCAATCTTCTGAAGATCGATTTGCAGAAAATCCAGAAAAAAAAGGTGTTTTCTTGGGAAGCTATGTGATCAATCCTGTTAATGACCAAAAGATACCAGTTTATCTAGCAAGTTACATTTTGAGCAATTATGGAACTGGTGCGATCATGGCTGTTCCTGCGCATGACGAACGCGATTTTGAGTTTGCAAAAAAATATAATTTACCAATCATTGAAGTTGTAAAATCGCAAGCAACTGATGAATCTATTTATGATGAAAATGGCAATTTAACTTGTGCGACAACCGGTGATGGTATTTTAATAAATTCTGCACAGTTCAATGGTTTAGATGCTAAAAGCGAAGGTTCTGCAAAAATTATCAAATTTTTGGAAGACAAAGGTGTTGGCAGTGCAAAAACTTGTTATAAGTTGCGCGATTGGATTTTCTCTCGTCAAAGATATTGGGGTGAACCAATTCCTATGGTCCATTGCTCCAAGTGTGGAACTGTACCAGTGGATGAAAAAGATTTGCCAGTTGTTTTGCCAGAGGTTGAAAATTATCAACCTACAGGAACTGGAGAGTCGCCACTTGCTGCAATTAGTGAATGGGTAAATACAAAATGTCCAAAGTGTGGTGATAGCGCAAAGCGAGAAACAAATACAATGCCACAGTGGGCAGGGTCTTGCTGGTATTTTTTACGGTATCCAAATACAGAATTAAATGACAAACCTTTTGATTCACAAGATATGAAATACTGGCTTCCCGTAGATCTTTATATTGGTGGAATAGAGCATGCTGTTTTACACCTTTTGTATGCGCGATTTTATATAAAAGTTTTACATGATTTAGGATATTTAGAATTTGATGAACCGTTTACACACCTTTTTAATCAAGGAATGATTTGTGCAAAATCAAATAGCGGTCGAATAGAAAAAATGTCCAAGTCCAAAGGTAACGCTGTAAATCCTGATGACATGGTAGGTGAGTTTGGAACCGACGCCCTTCGCCTTTACATGCTCTTTATGGGACCACCAGAAATGGATGTTGAATGGCAAGATAGCGGACTAAAAGGAACGAAAAACTTTTTGGGCAGACTTTGGAAATTACTCACAACAACAGAATTTGTAGAAACTGCAGATGAAAAAACTTTAAAACGTTTTCATTTGTTTTTGAAAGATTTTGCGGAGCGAATTGAAAGTTTCAAAGTAAATACAGCCGTTTCTGCGATGATGGAATTTTTGAATGATTTAAGTGAACAAAAGTTGAAGCTCGATCGCAAAACAACGCAGCAATTCTTAGCTGCAATCTCTGTTATGGTTCCGCATTTTTCAAGTGAACTTTTAGAAAAACTGCTTAACAAAAATTTAGCAGATTGTTCTTGGCCAACTTTTGATCCGAAACTTGCAGCTGTGAATGAGATAGAAATTGCGGTGCAAGTAAATGGAAAATTGCGTGCGAATGTAACTATTCAAAAAGGCGAATCGCAGCAAGATGTTCAGTCAAAAGCAGAAATTGCTATTGAAAAATGGTTAAAAGAAGGAACCGTTATCAAAGTTATATTCGTTGCAGATCGCCTTATAAATTTTGTAATTAAGTGA
- a CDS encoding fructose-6-phosphate aldolase (similar to novel fructose-6-phosphate aldolase from Escherichia coli; enzyme from Methanocaldococcus janaschii shows transaldolase activity) has protein sequence MKLFLDTADRQLIKKWVATGVVDGVTTNPTLLSKEGNDCKKVLLDICSMVSGDVSIEVVKKTPQDVYKQALEISKLADNVVVKIPFHQDYLPVIAKLVQEGVEINVTLIFSLLQSLLVAKLGVKYISPFVGRWDDIDINGITLIGEMREMFDNYGFDSLILAASLRHLMHWHDAALAGADIATIPPKLLEQVMNHPLTEKGIAMFDADWQKLNKAELLD, from the coding sequence ATGAAACTTTTTTTAGACACAGCCGATAGGCAATTAATCAAAAAATGGGTAGCAACTGGTGTTGTGGATGGCGTAACAACCAACCCAACATTACTTTCCAAAGAAGGCAATGATTGCAAAAAAGTATTGCTCGATATTTGTTCGATGGTAAGCGGCGATGTTAGCATCGAAGTGGTAAAAAAAACACCACAAGATGTGTACAAACAAGCTCTTGAAATCTCAAAGCTTGCAGACAATGTTGTTGTCAAAATTCCATTTCACCAAGATTATTTGCCTGTGATTGCAAAATTGGTACAAGAAGGTGTTGAGATTAACGTAACTTTAATTTTCTCTCTTCTTCAATCACTTCTTGTTGCAAAGCTTGGTGTTAAATATATTTCACCTTTTGTTGGTCGCTGGGATGATATCGATATTAACGGAATTACATTGATCGGAGAAATGCGCGAAATGTTTGATAACTATGGATTTGATAGTTTGATACTTGCTGCATCGCTTAGACATTTGATGCACTGGCATGATGCAGCACTTGCAGGTGCCGATATCGCAACAATTCCGCCAAAGTTGCTTGAACAAGTTATGAATCATCCATTGACGGAAAAAGGTATTGCAATGTTCGACGCTGATTGGCAAAAGCTAAACAAAGCTGAATTGCTAGATTAA